A genomic region of Plasmodium falciparum 3D7 genome assembly, chromosome: 11 contains the following coding sequences:
- a CDS encoding GPI-anchor transamidase, putative, with protein sequence MGIKIIIYIFFLSWAKWVCGSVNFTGFDNKNMIGKHVELEGRYKKEYIDRFFLEELRKHNYMNNNVILLSTSRHYFNYRHTTNLLIAYKYLKYFGDTMDKNILLMIPFDQACDCRNIREGQIFREYELFPSSHNKETKIENINLYENLNIDYKNNNVRDEQIRRVLRHRYDAFTPKKNRLYNNGNNEKNLFLYMTGHGGVNFLKIQEFNIISSSEFNIYIQELLIKNFYKYIFVIIDTCQGYSFYDDILNFVYKKKINNIFFLSSSKRNENSYSLFSSSYLSVSTVDRFTYHFFNYLQQIHKIYEKEPSKNIKAFSLYNILNYLKTQHIMSEPTTNNSKFNSSIFLHDKNILFFNSNLLIIHKDDVSIIYQDKQTHNHKYICLDNLSKCGHIKNNVHKKMQTLYEQTLYYNNNQQNFFSNHMSNFTDYFFTHDIYNIYNIYNVYNIYNVYNIYNVYDIYNVYSFLILLLSLFFIMCSLLTYYIVFFTEKAKMT encoded by the coding sequence ATGgggataaaaattataatttatatattttttctatcgTGGGCGAAATGGGTGTGTGGGTCTGTTAATTTTACCGGGTttgataacaaaaatatgataGGTAAGCACGTGGAACTAGAAGGGAGgtataaaaaggaatatatagaTAGGTTTTTTTTAGAAGAATTAAGAAAACacaattatatgaataacaatgttatattattaagtaCATCAAgacattattttaattatagaCATACCACTAATTTATTGATTGCATATAAATATCTTAAATATTTCGGTGATACTATGGataagaatattttattaatgatTCCATTTGATCAAGCTTGTGATTGTAGGAATATAAGAGAAGGTCAAATATTTCGAGAATATGAATTATTTCCTAGTAGTCATaataaagaaacaaaaatagaaaatataaatttatatgagaatttaaatattgattataaaaataataatgtacgTGATGAACAAATTAGAAGAGTACTTAGACATAGATATGATGCTTTTACacctaaaaaaaatagattatataataatggaaataatgagaaaaatttatttctttatatgaCCGGACATGGTGGTgtgaattttttaaaaattcaagaatttaatattattagttCTTctgaatttaatatatatatacaagaaTTACTTatcaaaaatttttataaatatatattcgtAATTATTGATACGTGTCAAGGATATAGTTTTTATGATGATATTCtaaattttgtatataaaaaaaaaattaataatatcttctttttatcatcttctaaaagaaatgaaaatagTTATAGTTTATTTTCCAGTAGTTATTTAAGCGTTTCAACGGTCGACAGATTTACAtaccatttttttaattatcttcaacaaatacataaaatatatgaaaaagaaccatctaaaaatataaaagccttttcattatataacattttaaattatttaaaaacacAACATATTATGTCAGAACCTACTACAAATAATTCTAAATTTAATTCGTCCATTTTTTtacatgataaaaatattcttttcttcAATTCTAATTTGttaattatacataaagATGATGtttctataatatatcaagATAAACAAACACACaatcacaaatatatatgtttggaTAATCTATCTAAATGTggtcatataaaaaataatgtacataaaaaaatgcAAACTCTATATGAACAAacgttatattataataataatcaacaGAATTTCTTTTCTAATCATATGTCTAATTTTAcagattatttttttacacatgatatatataatatatataatatatataatgtatataatatatataatgtatataatatatataatgtatatgatatatataatgtatattcttttcttatattattgctctctttattttttattatgtgttCTCTtcttacatattatattgttttttttacaGAAAAGGCTAAAATGACATAA